Proteins encoded in a region of the Uloborus diversus isolate 005 chromosome 1, Udiv.v.3.1, whole genome shotgun sequence genome:
- the LOC129234317 gene encoding tigger transposable element-derived protein 6-like, translated as MIGELETPLVIGKARKPRCLKNTDVDKLRVSWKSNKKAWMTTEIMKDWIVDLDKRMKKARKIILFLDNTTSHPDDLKLQNAKLEFLPPNTTSVLQTLDLRSFKVGYRKLLLRHSCKSSEELTKSVTVLDAVSWITSARKKLEPGSVSKCFKKARFSFRSKMIPKSALG; from the coding sequence ATGATCGGCGAGTTGGAAACTCCTCTTGTTATAGGAAAAGCGAGAAAACCGAGATGtttaaaaaacactgatgtagataaACTTAGGGTGTCCTGGAAATCAAATAAGAAAGCGTGGATGACGACTGAAATAATGAAAGATTGGATAGTGGATTTGGATAAAAGGATGAAGAAAGCTAGAAAAATAATTCTCTTTCTGGATAACACTACATCTCATCCTGAtgacttaaaattgcaaaatgctAAGTTAGAATTTTTGCCACCGAACACCACCTCTGTATTACAAACCTTGGATCTTCGGAGTTTTAAAGTAGGTTACAGAAAACTTTTACTTAGGCACTCATGTAAATCTAGTGAAGAATTAACAAAATCTGTAACAGTTTTGGATGCTGTTTCGTGGATCACGTCAGCTCGCAAAAAATTGGAACCTGGGAgcgtttcaaaatgttttaaaaaggcaAGATTTTCGTTTAGGAGTAAAATGATACCTAAAAGTGCATTAGGATGA
- the LOC129234319 gene encoding uncharacterized protein LOC129234319: MDEHMVVFEEICQEILRLSADNTYEERNALYNSLQEIRDELEKFFAINDQGPYFEIRSRYFCNQEEDCVICMIEGNDLTIAYTNGSSNSNLDRGEAGVFFIGPDGAQECHGIPVGKIASNYTCELVAIKSALEIYLSGEDQSSRSIIIFSDCRSALQAIQGSKCQLSHQIIELINKIIAAQKSCILQWIPAHVNIFGNEKADELAKASRNFPQPSNSLTLVDANVVAGRRLIGQQAKRNSIPDLNGYRAISTTITRLRTNHLKGMRLSVEGQRSYTNFCPHCPNDIPMSRQHIFSCPAIQAKLLTSA; the protein is encoded by the exons ATGGATGAACACATGGTAGTGTTTGAAGAAATTTGTCAGGAAATTTTAAGGTTAAGTGCCGATAATACATATGAAGAAAGAAATGCATTGTATAATTCATTGCAAGAGATTAGGGatgaacttgaaaagtttttcgcaatcaacgATCAAGGCCCGTACTTCGAAATTAGAAGTCGATATTTCTGTAACCAAGAGGAGGACTGTGTTATATGCATGATTGAAGGGAATG ATCTGACGATCGCCTACACAAATGGCTCTTCCAACTCTAATCTGGATAGAGGAGAAGCAGGAGTCTTTTTCATCGGACCAGACGGAGCGCAGGAATGCCACGGTATTCCTGTTGGAAAAATCGCCTCGAACTACACATGCGAACTCGTCGCCATCAAAAGCGCTCTGGAGATTTATCTTTCTGGGGAGGATCAGAGTTCCAGAAGCATCATCATTTTCTCTGATTGCAGATCAGCATTGCAGGCGATCCAGGGGAGCAAATGTCAACTTAGCCATCAGATCATTGAGCTCATAAACAAAATCATTGCTGCCCAAAAATCCTGCATTTTACAATGGATACCGgctcatgtaaatatttttggtaaCGAGAAGGCCGATGAGCTCGCAAAGGCATCCCGTAATTTTCCTCAACCATCCAATTCCCTAACCCTCGTTGACGCCAACGTTGTTGCTGGCCGAAGACTAATCGGTCAACAAGCGAAAAGAAACTCCATTCCAGATTTGAACGGTTACAGAGCCATATCGACTACTATAACCAGACTTAGGACAAATCACTTAAAGGGGATGAGGCTTTCTGTGGAAGGACAGCGTAGTTACACCAACTTTTGTCCTCATTGCCCAAATGACATCCCAATGTCTCGTCAACacatcttcagctgtccagcaatCCAGGCCAAACTTTTAACATCGGCTTAG